One Bacillus solimangrovi genomic window carries:
- a CDS encoding Na+/H+ antiporter NhaC family protein, with protein sequence MENSFLSLLPPLLTISMIIITKRLLLSLGTGILVGALMLNQWNPIASVKQIFNIAIGLFYADGGINTWYVYILLFLFLLGMITAAISIAGGTRAFGEWGQKRIKSKFGAQLFAIILGIMIFFDDYFNSLVTGKVSKPITDRYRVSRSKLAYLIDSTAAPICVIMPISSWGAYIISLIGGITSENDVFQFSALEAFSLSIPMNFYAIFAILMTIAAAYYNINLGQMKHDEQRAMQDGILVDLSKGQVPGEEESLPEREDGKLRDLFIPILTLIVTTIAAMLWTGASASGEQVTLLTMFENTDVAASLFYGGLAGWLVSMLILLSKRVQFNLIGKSIIAGLKSMLSPIIILLFAWSTVEIIGALGTGTYLAQLIDSHLSVVWLPAIMFLAAAFIAFSTGTSWGTFGIMIPIGAEIALQTDPTYFLPLIAAVLAGSVQGDHSSPISDTTVLSSTGAGVHHIDHVMTQLPYSLLVGFISLIGFIMLGLTQQVILSFIVTLALFILIVVLLREKSTLSHHQPQENELTK encoded by the coding sequence ATGCTTAACCAGTGGAATCCGATCGCAAGTGTTAAACAAATTTTCAATATTGCAATTGGATTATTTTATGCTGATGGTGGCATTAATACGTGGTATGTCTATATTCTACTCTTTTTGTTTTTACTTGGGATGATTACAGCAGCCATCTCCATTGCAGGTGGAACGAGAGCATTCGGTGAATGGGGACAAAAACGAATTAAATCAAAGTTTGGTGCACAGCTATTTGCAATTATTTTAGGAATCATGATTTTTTTCGATGATTACTTCAATAGTCTCGTCACTGGTAAAGTCAGTAAACCGATTACTGATCGCTATCGTGTTTCTCGTTCTAAATTAGCGTATCTTATCGATTCTACCGCAGCACCAATATGTGTCATCATGCCGATTTCAAGTTGGGGTGCTTACATCATTTCACTTATAGGCGGCATTACATCTGAAAATGACGTTTTTCAATTCAGTGCTTTAGAAGCGTTCTCATTATCTATCCCAATGAACTTTTACGCTATTTTTGCTATTTTAATGACAATTGCTGCTGCCTACTATAACATTAACTTAGGTCAAATGAAACATGATGAACAACGTGCTATGCAAGACGGTATCTTAGTTGATCTTTCAAAAGGACAGGTTCCTGGTGAAGAAGAATCCTTACCTGAGAGAGAAGATGGTAAGCTTAGAGATTTGTTCATTCCGATTCTTACTTTAATTGTGACGACAATTGCTGCCATGTTATGGACAGGTGCCTCTGCATCAGGGGAACAAGTCACATTGTTAACGATGTTTGAAAATACAGATGTAGCAGCTTCATTATTTTACGGTGGTTTAGCAGGTTGGCTCGTGTCAATGCTCATTCTTTTAAGCAAACGAGTTCAATTCAACCTAATCGGTAAAAGCATTATAGCTGGGCTGAAGTCAATGCTGTCACCAATTATCATCTTGTTATTCGCTTGGAGTACGGTAGAAATTATCGGTGCTTTAGGCACTGGCACATATTTAGCTCAATTAATAGATAGTCACCTCTCAGTCGTGTGGTTACCTGCTATTATGTTTCTTGCTGCTGCCTTTATCGCATTTTCAACTGGTACTTCATGGGGAACTTTTGGCATTATGATTCCAATTGGTGCAGAAATTGCTTTACAAACTGATCCAACTTATTTCCTTCCATTAATCGCAGCTGTACTTGCTGGTTCTGTACAAGGGGACCATAGCTCTCCAATTTCAGATACAACCGTATTATCTTCAACTGGTGCAGGTGTACACCATATCGATCACGTCATGACTCAACTTCCATACTCACTACTAGTTGGTTTCATATCACTAATCGGCTTCATCATGCTCGGGCTAACACAACAAGTTATTCTTTCCTTTATTGTTACACTCGCTTTGTTCATTTTAATCGTCGTTTTACTGAGAGAGAAATCAACACTCTCACATCATCAACCTCAAGAAAATGAACTAACAAAATAG
- the abc-f gene encoding ribosomal protection-like ABC-F family protein: MSIIEVNHIEMMIGACLLFKVDQLRIEKQDRIGIVGRNGVGKSTLLSILTKQLVPDAGTVETNVEIELIPQFKAQHLQKSGGEITEMYIKKALAKTPALLMADEPTMNLDVEKIAHLERELLQFNGAFVVVSHDRTFLNHVCTKIWEIDNQTVREFKGNYNVYLKQKELEKRHHEAQYKGYVKKKKALKQAIEGKERKAQKMTRAPSRMSSNESKLHKVKKGKAQKGVHQSKRALETRMNQLQQFDKPKVLPQVKISIPNATVIQNQTVIRADKLEAKVRNNLLWKNVSFEVRSGDKVALIGLNGTGKTTLLRHIIECHTGVQISSAVKIGYFSQNLDILDLNQTMLENVKETSIHDETLIRTVLARLLFKNEDVYKKVSVLSGGERVKVAFAKVFLSDMNVLIMDEPTNFLDIPSIEAFEQLLLSYEGTVLFVSHDRSFVQSTATKIIELFNSTVVSFDGNYDEYEQRKNKAKVKRNDVEEELMLIETKLSAVISKLSEPVSIEQKKQLEEQFQQLIEKRRVLKEN; the protein is encoded by the coding sequence ATGAGTATTATAGAAGTGAACCATATAGAAATGATGATCGGAGCTTGTTTATTATTTAAAGTCGATCAGCTTAGAATCGAGAAACAAGATCGAATCGGAATCGTTGGTAGGAATGGAGTTGGTAAATCAACTTTACTTTCAATTTTGACAAAACAATTAGTACCAGATGCAGGCACAGTTGAAACGAATGTGGAAATTGAACTGATTCCACAGTTTAAAGCTCAACACTTACAGAAAAGTGGTGGGGAGATAACTGAGATGTACATCAAGAAAGCATTAGCAAAAACACCAGCGTTGCTAATGGCTGATGAACCGACGATGAACTTAGATGTTGAAAAAATAGCACACCTGGAACGTGAGTTATTACAGTTCAACGGTGCATTTGTAGTTGTCTCACATGACAGGACGTTCTTAAATCATGTTTGTACGAAAATATGGGAAATTGACAATCAAACAGTTAGGGAATTCAAAGGTAACTATAATGTGTATTTGAAACAAAAAGAGCTAGAGAAACGTCATCATGAAGCACAGTATAAGGGTTATGTAAAAAAGAAAAAAGCGTTGAAACAGGCAATAGAAGGAAAAGAACGAAAGGCACAAAAGATGACTCGTGCTCCATCACGAATGTCGTCAAATGAGTCAAAACTTCATAAAGTAAAGAAAGGGAAAGCCCAAAAAGGTGTACACCAATCAAAGCGTGCACTTGAAACGAGAATGAATCAGCTACAACAATTTGATAAACCTAAAGTGTTACCACAAGTGAAAATTAGTATACCAAACGCAACTGTTATACAAAATCAAACGGTCATTCGAGCGGATAAACTAGAAGCAAAAGTAAGGAACAACCTGTTATGGAAGAACGTTTCATTCGAGGTTCGATCAGGAGATAAGGTAGCGTTAATTGGCTTAAACGGTACAGGCAAAACGACTTTGTTACGACACATTATTGAATGCCATACAGGTGTCCAGATTAGTTCTGCCGTTAAGATAGGCTATTTTAGTCAAAATCTTGATATTCTTGATTTGAATCAAACGATGTTAGAGAACGTAAAGGAAACCTCAATCCATGATGAAACACTGATCCGTACTGTCCTCGCTCGGCTTTTATTTAAAAATGAAGATGTGTATAAAAAAGTAAGTGTTCTAAGTGGGGGAGAGCGGGTCAAAGTTGCATTTGCAAAAGTATTCTTGAGCGATATGAATGTGCTTATTATGGATGAACCAACAAACTTCCTAGACATACCATCTATTGAAGCGTTTGAGCAATTGCTCTTATCTTATGAAGGTACAGTCTTGTTTGTTTCACATGATCGGAGCTTCGTTCAGTCAACGGCAACGAAAATTATAGAATTATTTAATTCAACCGTAGTGTCATTTGATGGTAACTATGATGAATATGAGCAGAGAAAAAACAAAGCAAAGGTAAAACGAAATGACGTTGAAGAAGAACTTATGCTCATTGAAACGAAGTTATCGGCTGTTATTAGTAAACTAAGTGAACCAGTGTCTATTGAGCAAAAAAAACAACTTGAAGAACAATTTCAACAATTAATAGAAAAACGTCGTGTTTTAAAAGAAAACTAA
- a CDS encoding sigma-54 interaction domain-containing protein, translating to MFAESFDTKQMLEAILSSIDEAIHAVNSDGITIYYNEVSAKHDGVTIEEVLGKHILDVFPSLNKETSTLLQVISSGQPIYQQPQTYKNIRGEIVDTVNTTLPIKVGTEIVGAVEIAKDLSTVKQLSQKLLDLQSKVERKKAPSSDIYSAHYHFTDIVTACDTFTRVKKHAEKAAITNSPVMVFGETGTGKELLVQSMHNASTRKNQPFIAQNCAALPATLLESILFGTKKGSFTGAVDRPGLFELANGGTLFLDEINSMPLELQAKLLRVLEDGVIRRVGDTKNYTVDVRIMTALNQHPSICMEQNVIRSDLYYRLNVFLMEIPPLRLRKDDILLLTRHFVRKYNHKFDKHVQHIEQTVHTKLRQHHWPGNVRELEHTIEYAMNMAEDNTLQLNHLPIYLQLDDAESTYTSDIQPLKATLERTEREMISNALKTTNGNVKQAAEILEVPRQTLQYKLKKYELT from the coding sequence ATGTTTGCAGAATCATTTGATACGAAACAGATGCTTGAAGCAATATTAAGCAGTATTGATGAAGCAATCCATGCTGTAAATTCAGATGGAATTACTATTTATTATAACGAAGTAAGCGCAAAACACGATGGCGTTACAATTGAAGAAGTATTAGGAAAGCATATATTAGATGTATTTCCTTCCTTAAATAAAGAAACGAGCACACTTTTGCAAGTCATCTCCTCTGGACAACCAATCTATCAACAACCTCAAACGTACAAGAATATTCGCGGGGAAATCGTCGATACCGTGAATACAACATTGCCGATTAAGGTTGGAACAGAAATTGTTGGTGCAGTCGAAATTGCAAAAGATCTATCGACAGTGAAGCAACTCTCACAAAAACTATTAGACTTGCAATCCAAAGTTGAGCGTAAGAAGGCCCCATCATCAGATATTTATTCAGCACACTATCATTTTACAGATATCGTGACAGCTTGTGATACATTCACACGAGTTAAAAAGCACGCAGAAAAAGCAGCCATCACTAATTCCCCTGTCATGGTATTCGGTGAAACAGGAACTGGAAAAGAACTGCTCGTTCAATCGATGCACAATGCATCAACACGAAAAAATCAACCTTTCATCGCGCAAAATTGTGCAGCACTACCAGCAACTTTACTTGAAAGTATTCTATTTGGTACGAAGAAAGGAAGCTTTACTGGGGCAGTTGATCGACCTGGTTTATTTGAATTAGCGAATGGTGGAACACTATTTCTCGATGAAATCAATTCAATGCCGCTCGAGTTACAAGCAAAGTTACTTCGTGTATTAGAAGATGGTGTTATTCGTCGGGTTGGAGATACGAAAAACTATACTGTTGATGTCCGTATCATGACAGCATTAAATCAACATCCTAGCATTTGCATGGAACAAAACGTGATCCGTTCCGATCTTTACTACCGATTAAATGTTTTCTTGATGGAAATTCCACCGCTACGTTTACGCAAAGATGACATTCTTTTATTAACGCGTCATTTTGTTAGAAAGTATAACCATAAATTTGATAAACATGTTCAACATATCGAGCAAACTGTCCATACTAAGTTGAGACAACACCATTGGCCAGGAAATGTTCGTGAACTTGAGCATACGATTGAATATGCAATGAATATGGCTGAAGATAACACTTTACAACTCAATCATCTACCAATCTACCTTCAACTAGACGATGCAGAGTCAACATATACGTCTGATATTCAACCGTTGAAAGCAACACTAGAACGAACCGAACGTGAAATGATTAGTAACGCTTTAAAAACAACGAATGGCAATGTTAAACAAGCGGCTGAAATACTAGAAGTTCCACGCCAAACATTGCAATATAAATTAAAGAAATATGAATTAACGTAA
- a CDS encoding TerD family protein has protein sequence MEKAAEILLRRKQQLIVSKSNESILQTQYIVTILKNIENIGYTLSKEIIDILSTFSVKELDDFYSSLVRLLKEMIGSNKTYAPMYPNFPEQVMNEDESLLYFNALIHYLSSGHLFPKYEKEDRSPLIDLTDLKVIKLGSKTAIDNIIRNLLASKTSLSEIDKRDITWFIENYPEKLTEIVPDEIPLKENIALLAKLLIDNNLPKGTLFKLFNTATDVLRLAVALSDGDISLAQATKFKSFRRKERRLLLSLLNNCDNIEEDMVKYKNRWIRLGERLHPSEYKEAYGKAQIAFRKLRNNEKIETFNSKVSQAIKTEDYATALELLKQRPGEFARKLDHLIRIHSKPNVVVNTFKDVAQSVSSTVLLQVITHFKNRNMQHELRTFFPKGNVAKVFGIDNTLPEIDERICKNIIDICETALINIYKEKDYLGKVYIDESLKNYVVPFSQRSASKALHSIVRGSKINLQEVTNTLRTFVYWKQPKAVRVDVDLSAVMYDEDWNYLEHISYTNLRSKKYNAAHSGDITAAPDGASEFIDIDIESVKKYGGRYIIISINNYTELPFTEMQECFMGWMNRQHPNSGEIYEPKTVENKIDITSETMICIPMILDLHEMKYIWTDISLKAHPSYHNNVEKNNRGMVLMGKAFANLEKPKLYDLFHLHMLARGQRCDNIEEADVIFSLEQGITPYDQDIIVSQYI, from the coding sequence ATGGAAAAAGCAGCAGAAATTCTGTTACGAAGAAAACAGCAACTGATCGTTTCTAAATCAAACGAATCTATTCTACAAACACAATATATCGTAACCATTCTCAAAAATATTGAAAATATCGGCTATACGTTATCAAAGGAAATAATTGATATTCTATCAACATTTTCAGTGAAAGAACTAGATGATTTCTACAGTTCATTGGTACGTTTATTAAAAGAAATGATTGGCTCAAATAAAACATATGCACCAATGTATCCGAACTTCCCAGAGCAAGTAATGAATGAAGATGAATCACTATTATATTTTAACGCTTTAATACATTATTTATCATCGGGTCATTTGTTTCCTAAATATGAAAAAGAAGATCGATCTCCATTAATTGATTTAACAGACTTAAAGGTTATCAAACTGGGTAGTAAAACAGCTATAGACAATATCATTCGTAATTTATTAGCTTCTAAAACTTCACTTTCAGAGATTGATAAAAGAGATATTACTTGGTTCATTGAGAATTACCCTGAAAAACTAACTGAAATTGTTCCAGATGAAATACCATTAAAAGAAAATATTGCGCTATTAGCTAAGCTACTTATCGATAACAATCTACCGAAGGGTACGTTATTCAAATTATTCAACACCGCTACAGACGTACTTCGGTTAGCAGTAGCCCTCTCTGATGGTGACATTAGTTTAGCGCAAGCTACAAAGTTTAAAAGCTTCAGAAGAAAAGAAAGACGACTACTGTTATCGTTACTAAACAATTGTGACAACATCGAAGAGGACATGGTGAAATATAAAAATCGGTGGATTCGATTAGGAGAAAGACTTCATCCTTCAGAGTATAAAGAAGCCTATGGGAAAGCTCAAATTGCCTTTCGAAAGTTAAGAAACAATGAGAAGATTGAAACGTTCAATAGTAAAGTTTCTCAAGCAATTAAAACGGAGGATTACGCAACAGCACTGGAGCTTCTCAAACAGCGACCTGGTGAATTTGCACGTAAACTCGATCATTTAATTAGGATTCATTCAAAGCCAAATGTTGTCGTCAATACGTTCAAAGATGTAGCTCAGTCCGTATCATCCACTGTGTTATTACAAGTCATCACACATTTTAAAAATCGTAACATGCAACATGAGTTACGAACCTTTTTTCCAAAAGGAAATGTTGCGAAAGTATTTGGGATAGACAACACGCTTCCAGAAATAGATGAACGTATCTGTAAAAATATCATTGACATATGTGAAACAGCACTCATAAACATCTATAAAGAAAAAGATTATTTGGGTAAAGTTTACATTGATGAATCTTTAAAAAATTACGTTGTTCCATTTTCACAGCGCTCTGCCAGTAAAGCTTTACACTCAATTGTTAGAGGTTCAAAAATCAATCTTCAAGAAGTTACAAATACACTCAGAACATTTGTATATTGGAAACAGCCAAAGGCAGTTAGAGTTGACGTTGACTTATCTGCAGTAATGTATGATGAGGATTGGAATTACTTAGAACATATTTCATATACAAACTTAAGATCAAAAAAATATAACGCAGCACATAGTGGCGATATTACCGCTGCTCCTGATGGTGCTAGTGAGTTCATCGATATTGATATTGAATCTGTCAAAAAATACGGTGGTCGATACATCATCATTTCAATTAACAACTATACCGAACTACCTTTCACAGAAATGCAAGAATGTTTCATGGGCTGGATGAATCGACAACATCCGAATTCCGGTGAAATTTATGAACCAAAAACAGTAGAAAACAAGATTGATATTACATCTGAAACGATGATTTGTATTCCGATGATATTAGACCTACATGAAATGAAATATATTTGGACTGATATCTCTCTTAAGGCACATCCATCCTATCATAATAATGTTGAGAAGAATAACAGAGGTATGGTTCTAATGGGCAAGGCCTTCGCCAACCTTGAAAAACCAAAGCTTTATGATTTATTTCACCTCCATATGCTTGCAAGAGGTCAAAGGTGTGATAATATAGAAGAAGCGGATGTTATTTTCTCACTAGAGCAAGGCATCACGCCATACGACCAAGATATTATTGTTTCTCAATACATATGA
- a CDS encoding YjjG family noncanonical pyrimidine nucleotidase has product MKDYNTLLFDVDDTLLDFGAAERVALTRLFEKQNVQLTTEIEERYKTINKGLWQAYELGELERDEVVTSRFSILFKEYGQEVDGELLEKDFRSYLDEGNQLVNGAVELVSELHKHYDLYIVTNGYSSTQHKRLHATGLHPLFKDVFVSEDTGFQKPMKGFFNYVFERITNFSLEKTIIIGDSLTADIRGGQIAGIDTCWFNPSMKQNETKIMPTFQIQKHEELFHILNGKKSSVGSY; this is encoded by the coding sequence ATGAAGGATTATAACACGTTATTATTTGATGTTGATGATACATTATTAGATTTTGGTGCGGCTGAGCGAGTCGCGTTGACTCGGTTGTTCGAAAAGCAAAATGTACAGTTAACGACTGAAATAGAAGAACGTTATAAAACAATAAACAAAGGTTTGTGGCAAGCATACGAGTTGGGAGAGTTAGAACGCGATGAAGTAGTAACCTCCCGTTTTTCGATTTTATTTAAGGAATATGGTCAAGAAGTAGATGGTGAATTGCTAGAAAAAGATTTTCGCAGTTATTTAGATGAAGGGAATCAACTCGTTAATGGTGCGGTTGAATTAGTATCTGAACTACACAAACATTATGATTTGTACATTGTGACAAATGGGTATTCATCAACTCAACATAAGCGTTTGCATGCAACAGGATTACACCCATTATTTAAGGATGTCTTTGTTTCAGAGGATACGGGCTTTCAAAAACCAATGAAAGGATTCTTTAATTATGTATTTGAAAGAATTACGAACTTTTCTTTAGAGAAAACGATCATCATTGGTGATTCCTTAACAGCTGATATTAGAGGTGGACAAATAGCTGGTATAGACACGTGTTGGTTTAATCCTAGTATGAAGCAAAATGAAACAAAAATCATGCCGACTTTTCAAATACAGAAACATGAAGAGTTATTTCATATTTTAAATGGAAAGAAGAGTAGCGTTGGTAGTTATTAA
- a CDS encoding DMT family transporter: MMIGLFFALFAGSLVGLQNIFNSKVNEHTGSWTTTTLVLGLGFFASLILGLFSEGLNMFNFENMQLWYWLSGIIGVGVVFSVVQGIKILGATYAISIALTSQLVIALLFDSFGLLGLEKVPFSLNQLIGVLVIIGGILIFKFGGTSEDNVTSKSA; encoded by the coding sequence ATGATGATAGGTTTATTCTTCGCACTTTTTGCAGGTTCGCTAGTAGGTCTGCAAAATATATTCAATAGTAAGGTTAATGAACATACAGGGTCTTGGACAACGACGACATTAGTATTAGGTTTAGGTTTTTTTGCATCGTTAATACTCGGGTTATTCTCCGAAGGTTTGAATATGTTTAACTTTGAAAATATGCAATTATGGTATTGGCTAAGTGGAATTATAGGAGTTGGTGTAGTATTTTCTGTTGTTCAAGGTATAAAGATACTTGGAGCAACATATGCAATTTCAATCGCTCTAACATCTCAGCTTGTTATTGCTCTATTGTTTGATTCATTCGGATTGTTAGGATTAGAAAAGGTTCCTTTTTCATTGAATCAGTTAATCGGTGTACTTGTTATCATCGGTGGGATTCTTATTTTTAAATTTGGAGGAACAAGTGAAGATAATGTAACATCTAAGAGTGCATAA
- a CDS encoding Crp/Fnr family transcriptional regulator: MKEVNDRELLNHFLKTYQIESIFNGHLRQHLSLYSFQQGELICSQGEQSQNLYIFVKGKLKIYTTSVEGKTLILAFKAPLELIGDIEYVRDIEIINTVEAVSSGYLIGIHYKWLKKYATDSLPFTRFLLEIITEKFHIKSNSLRFNLMYPVEVRLASYLLSVSFEESEDNFQEQLKTDSLPDAANLIGTSYRHLNRVLSQFRSKGLIERKKGYIVVEDRQGLREIAGHNIYE, encoded by the coding sequence ATGAAAGAAGTAAACGATCGAGAGTTATTGAATCATTTCTTGAAAACTTATCAAATTGAATCAATATTTAATGGCCATTTAAGACAACATTTATCTTTATATAGTTTTCAACAAGGTGAGCTCATTTGTTCTCAAGGTGAACAAAGTCAAAATTTATATATATTTGTAAAGGGAAAGTTGAAAATCTATACAACTTCTGTAGAAGGAAAAACACTTATCCTTGCATTTAAAGCTCCACTTGAATTAATTGGTGATATTGAATATGTGCGTGATATAGAAATTATTAATACAGTTGAAGCGGTATCTTCAGGATATTTAATTGGAATTCATTATAAATGGTTAAAGAAATACGCAACAGATTCATTACCATTTACACGCTTTTTGCTAGAAATTATTACAGAGAAGTTCCATATAAAGTCGAATTCATTAAGATTTAATTTGATGTATCCAGTAGAAGTACGATTAGCCAGTTATTTGTTATCAGTTTCATTTGAGGAATCAGAGGATAATTTTCAAGAACAATTAAAGACAGATAGCTTACCAGATGCTGCTAACTTAATCGGAACGAGTTACAGACATCTGAATCGAGTCCTGAGTCAGTTTAGATCAAAGGGATTGATAGAGAGGAAAAAAGGATATATCGTAGTTGAGGATAGACAAGGATTGCGTGAAATAGCAGGACACAACATTTATGAATAG
- a CDS encoding DMT family transporter, translated as MKGVIFAFLAGAFITIQGVANSRISVDMGTWQTATITHLTGFIAAFLIMLVVRDIKWKMFKKVNPLYLSGGSFGAFVVFGNIMAMNRIGATFTIAGLLISQLAVTFLVDSKGWFGVKKQKIELPQFIGFGMMLVGVIILSV; from the coding sequence ATGAAAGGCGTTATCTTTGCATTTTTAGCTGGTGCTTTTATTACAATACAAGGTGTAGCCAATTCACGAATTAGTGTAGATATGGGCACTTGGCAAACAGCTACAATTACTCATTTAACGGGCTTTATAGCTGCGTTTCTAATAATGTTAGTCGTTCGAGATATAAAATGGAAAATGTTTAAAAAAGTGAACCCGTTATATTTATCAGGTGGTTCATTTGGTGCATTTGTTGTTTTTGGTAATATTATGGCGATGAATCGAATCGGTGCTACGTTCACAATAGCTGGTTTACTCATATCTCAACTTGCAGTAACATTTTTGGTTGATAGTAAGGGTTGGTTCGGTGTAAAAAAACAAAAGATTGAACTACCACAGTTTATCGGTTTTGGAATGATGTTAGTAGGTGTCATTATTTTAAGTGTTTGA
- the ablA gene encoding lysine 2,3-aminomutase, which translates to MASKLYKPNRHWKDIELWKDVTDEQWNDWIWQLTNTIRTLDDLKKVINLTPEEEEGVKISTKTIPLNITPYYASLMDPDDPRCPIRMQSVPIHEEIHKTKYDLEDPLHEDEDSPVPGLTHRYPDRVLFLVTNQCSMYCRYCTRRRFSGQIGMGVPKKQLDDAIAYIRETPQVRDVLISGGDGLLINDKILEYILKNLREIEHVEIIRIGTRAPVVFPQRITENLCNILKKYHPVWLNTHFNTSIEITEESKKACEMLANAGVPLGNQSVILAGINDSVPIMKKLMHDLVKIRVRPYYIYQCDLSEGIGHFRAPVTKGLEIIEGLRGHTSGYAVPTFVVDAPGGGGKIALQPNYLISQSPDKVVLRNFEGVITTYPEPKGYVPGRADDYFEEIYPEYKKEYRSAGITSLLNDEQFNLVPESVDRYNRRSNYSDSEGHESLKDKREKRDELKEKKYQSQLKKFDEKVN; encoded by the coding sequence ATGGCTTCAAAATTATATAAACCGAATCGTCATTGGAAAGATATTGAGTTATGGAAAGATGTAACAGATGAGCAATGGAATGACTGGATTTGGCAACTAACAAATACCATTCGCACGTTAGATGATTTGAAGAAAGTGATTAATTTAACACCAGAAGAAGAAGAAGGCGTTAAAATTTCCACAAAAACAATTCCATTAAATATTACACCTTATTACGCATCATTAATGGATCCAGATGATCCACGTTGTCCAATTCGCATGCAATCTGTACCGATTCATGAGGAAATCCATAAAACAAAATATGACCTTGAAGACCCACTTCATGAAGACGAAGATTCTCCAGTACCTGGTTTAACACATCGATATCCAGACCGTGTCCTGTTCCTAGTAACAAATCAATGTTCAATGTATTGTCGCTACTGTACAAGACGTAGATTTTCAGGTCAAATTGGGATGGGCGTTCCAAAGAAACAACTAGATGATGCAATTGCATATATCCGCGAAACGCCACAAGTTCGCGACGTTCTAATCTCGGGTGGTGACGGATTACTCATTAACGATAAAATTTTGGAATATATATTAAAGAACCTACGTGAGATTGAACATGTAGAAATTATACGCATCGGTACGAGAGCACCTGTTGTTTTCCCTCAACGAATTACAGAGAACTTGTGCAATATTTTAAAGAAATATCACCCAGTTTGGTTGAATACACATTTTAATACATCAATTGAGATTACAGAAGAATCAAAGAAAGCATGTGAAATGCTTGCGAATGCAGGTGTTCCGCTAGGAAATCAATCTGTAATCCTTGCAGGAATTAATGACAGTGTTCCAATTATGAAGAAACTCATGCATGATCTCGTGAAAATACGTGTACGCCCTTATTACATCTATCAATGTGATTTGTCTGAAGGTATCGGTCATTTCCGTGCACCAGTAACAAAAGGACTTGAGATTATTGAAGGATTACGAGGACATACATCTGGTTATGCTGTTCCGACATTTGTTGTAGATGCACCAGGTGGTGGTGGAAAAATTGCACTTCAACCTAATTATTTAATTTCACAAAGCCCTGATAAAGTTGTTCTTCGAAACTTCGAAGGTGTTATTACGACTTATCCAGAACCAAAAGGCTATGTCCCTGGTAGAGCAGATGATTATTTTGAGGAAATCTATCCTGAATATAAGAAAGAGTACCGCTCAGCTGGTATTACTTCACTCTTAAATGATGAACAATTCAATCTTGTACCAGAATCTGTTGACCGCTATAACCGACGTTCAAATTATTCTGATAGTGAAGGTCATGAATCGTTGAAGGACAAACGAGAAAAACGCGATGAACTTAAAGAAAAGAAATATCAATCACAATTAAAAAAGTTTGATGAAAAAGTGAATTAA
- a CDS encoding YokU family protein, which produces MKCDWCQAEGAQETSTTVYWELPDGTRAIEITETPGVSCPACGMEYQTDSVINELEDHLMIIDTKKLNKSTSYKELLKQPKLLKKNYFNFQE; this is translated from the coding sequence ATGAAATGTGATTGGTGCCAAGCAGAAGGAGCTCAAGAAACGAGTACAACCGTTTATTGGGAACTTCCAGATGGTACACGTGCAATAGAAATTACTGAAACACCTGGAGTTTCATGTCCAGCTTGTGGTATGGAGTATCAAACCGATTCTGTTATAAATGAACTCGAAGATCACCTCATGATTATTGATACAAAAAAGTTAAATAAATCTACATCTTACAAAGAACTTTTAAAACAACCAAAGCTTTTAAAGAAAAACTACTTTAATTTTCAAGAATAA